In Rhodamnia argentea isolate NSW1041297 chromosome 4, ASM2092103v1, whole genome shotgun sequence, the following proteins share a genomic window:
- the LOC115740959 gene encoding 40S ribosomal protein S3-3, whose amino-acid sequence MATQISKKRKFVADGVFFAELNEVLTRELAEDGYSGVEVRVTPMRTEIIIRATRTQNVLGEKGRRIRELTSVVQKRFKFPENGVELYAEKVNNRGLCAIAQAESLRYKLLGGLAVRRACYGVLRFVMESGAKGCEVIVSGKLRAQRAKSMKFKDGYMISSGQPVNEYIDSAVRHVLLRQGVLGIKVKIMLDWDPKGKQGPTTPLPDLVTIHPPKEEEEYVPPVLTTNIEIPAVPIMS is encoded by the exons ATGGCGACTCAAATcagcaagaaaagaaag TTCGTGGCGGATGGTGTCTTCTTCGCAGAACTTAATGAGGTTCTCACCAGAGAGCTTGCTGAAGATGGATACTCTGGGGTCGAAGTAAGGGTGACCCCCATGCGGACGGAGATCATCATTAGAGCCACTCGCACTCAAAATGTGCTCG GAGAGAAGGGGAGAAGGATCCGGGAACTGACATCTGTCGTCCAGAAACGTTTCAAGTTCCCTGAAAATGGTGTGGAGTTATATGCCGAGAAAGTTAACAACAGGGGCCTCTGTGCCATTGCTCAGGCGGAGTCTCTGCGGTACAAGCTCCTGGGAGGCCTGGCTGTTCGGAG GGCTTGCTATGGCGTTCTGCGATTTGTGATGGAGAGTGGTGCCAAGGGATGTGAG GTCATTGTGAGTGGGAAGCTGCGCGCTCAACGTGCTAAATCGATGAAGTTCAAGGATGGGTACATGATTTCCTCTGGTCAACCTGTCAACGAGTATATTGACTCTGCTGTCAGGCATGTTCTGCTAAGACAG GGTGTGCTTGGCATCAAGGTCAAGATCATGCTGGACTGGGATCCCAAGGGCAAGCAAGGACCAACAACCCCATTGCCTGATCTGGTGACTATTCATCCcccgaaggaggaggaggaatatGTTCCACCAGTTCTGACCACCAACATCGAGATTCCAGCAGTTCCGATCATGTCATAA
- the LOC115740957 gene encoding E3 ubiquitin ligase PARAQUAT TOLERANCE 3-like gives MAIRFKFRSSANFDAVHIEDDRPCISVGDLKTRIRRLKNLNICSGSDLRISDAVTGEEYRDDNVQIPSGSSVIIKRVPAGSVSPLAIHTNDAVENLGINDINHGVISTPDDKDRTLKKPSLRMKEDIIDFDDFGDDVCPVLERMVDDSSFNVEKKCSISSESAKIGAARCHKLTTELGRRLDDSDRNEAVSRGPLAMGIGRDKLLVEGKTKTDEPSKLQKTINASFIATQNADLPSELKCSLCNAPYDEAVMIPCCQNSYCERCIRPVLNEKSCCPNCSAKCRAEDLLPNVSLRHAVETFLRSQVFAGGVEDVHHHAPDGESGIQGKEASDDLTMVKRGSESCQPSKITGKRPGNVISESALDWTFRNKAVTAGCCSNIDATERISNEEIWWCFLILK, from the exons atggcgaTCAGGTTCAAGTTCAGGAGCTCGGCGAACTTCGACGCTGTCCACATCGAGGACGACCGGCCTTGTATTTCAGTCGGTGATCTCAAGACCAGGATTCGCCGCCTCAAGAACCTTAACATTTGCTCCGGTTCCGATCTTCGCATCTCCGACGCCGTTACCGGCGAAG AGTACAGAGACGACAATGTTCAAATTCCAAGTGGTTCGAGTGTCATTATTAAGAGAGTACCTGCTGGATCTGTGTCGCCTCTTGCCAT CCATACCAATGATGCTGTCGAGAATTTGGGGATCAACGATATTAACCACGGTGTTATCTCTACGCCGGATGATAAGGACAGGACTTTGAAGAAACCTTCTCTTAGAATG AAGGAGGACATCATTGACTTTGATGACTTCGGGGATGATGTGTGTCCTGTTCTCGAGAGAATGGTTGATGACTCCAGCTTCAATGTCGAGAAAAAGTGCAGTATTAGCAGTGAAAGCGCCAAAATTGGTGCTGCAAG ATGCCATAAGCTAACAACAGAATTAGGTCGGAGATTGGATGATAGTGATCGCAATGAGGCTGTTTCAAGAG GTCCCTTGGCAATGGGCATTGGAAGGGACAAGTTGCTGGTTGAAGGGAAAACTAAAACTGATGAACcttcaaaattacaaaa GACCATCAATGCCTCTTTTATAGCTACTCAAAATGCTGACCTGCCGTCAGAGCTCAAATGCTCTCTCTGCAATGCTCCTTATGATGAAGCAGTGATGATACCTTGTTGCCAGAATAGTTATTGTGAGCGAT GTATTCGTCCAGTGCTAAATGAGAAGTCATGCTGTCCAAATTGTTCTGCGAAATGCAGAGCTGAAGATTTGCTACCTAATGTATCTCTTAGGCATGCTGTTGAGACTTTTCTTAGATCCCAGGTTTTTGCTGGTGGTGTGGAGGATGTCCATCATCATGCACCCG ATGGGGAATCTGGCATTCAAGGAAAAGAAGCATCTGATGATTTGACCATGGTTAAGAGGGGATCTGAGTCTTGTCAACCTTCCAAAATAACTGGGAAAAGACCTGGCAATGTCATATCAGAATCTGCCCTAGATTGGACGTTCAGGAACAAGGCAGTGACAGCTGGTTGCTGTTCTAACATAGATGCGACAGAGAGG ATCTCGAACGAGGAAATTTGGTGGTGTTTCCTGATTCTAAAGTGA
- the LOC125312515 gene encoding uncharacterized protein LOC125312515 — protein MPEQADSFVKTRNGLINSRGGDVNLLETGRDRKGCRACYMCGSLHHLIRNCPHACTPRPRPQRGNAFFADSISPFGNATPLLHARPFVDQGVNFGMMPLNTAVPMYMPTIYGGLPAYGGFTRLGSMAPVVGVGTGPNHSFQELNDIHNREKQWELPKKYMTRDTSTDFGVDDGFMKRCHLVDGERCEKEDGLSYSDDSFSQKPQRKHRHGHNLDSDILWTDERREKTSHSSTSARDGRLYRHEGISSPEAEDTPSCFSRRAKERHYHRNKESRMRKENKAQFLSDSSWSHCQAEKRKDVKRKREESNVKRHDRKPCSSELDCAHKSPSDKENRMRDKKSSHRPSESRHDGRSMNGDLIHNRWKMVSGDEYSGGRPRHYKRNKVL, from the exons ATGCCAGAGCAAG CTGATTCTTTCGTAAAGACAAGGAATGGATTGATCAACTCCAGAG GGGGGGATGTGAATTTATTGGAGACTGGAAGAGATAGAAAG GGGTGCCGAGCCTGTTACATGTGCGGCTCTTTGCATCATTTGATAAGAAATTGCCCACATGCTTGCACACCGCGTCCTAGGCCTCAGAGAG GAAATGCTTTCTTTGCAGATAGTATCTCTCCATTTGGGAATGCTACTCCTCTGCTCCATGCTAGGCCTTTTGTGGATCAAGGTGTTAATTTTGGGATGATGCCCCTCAATACAGCTGTTCCAATGTATATGCCTACGATTTATGGTGGTTTGCCGGCCTATGG TGGCTTTACGAGGTTGGGAAGCATGGCACCTGTGGTGGGAGTTGGTACAGGCCCTAACCATAGCTTTCAAGAGCTAAATGATATTCACAATCGTGAAAAACAATGGGAACTGCCCAAGAAATATATGACGAG GGATACATCCACTGATTTTGGAGTTGATGATGGTTTTATGAAGAGATGTCATCTTGTTGATGGGGAAAGATGTGAGAAGGAAGATGGTTTAAGCTATTCTGATGACAGCTTTTCCCAGAAGCCACAGAGAAAGCATCGGCATGGACATAATCTAGACTCAGACATCCTCTGGACTGATGAAAGACGTGAGAAGACTTCTCACTCATCAACTTCAGCTAGAGATGGAAGATTATACCGTCATGAAGGAATATCTTCTCCAGAAGCAGAAGACACACCAAGTTGCTTTAGTAGGCGAGCCAAAGAGAGGCACTATCACCGAAATAAAGAGTCTAGAATGCGTAAAGAGAACAAGGCACAGTTTTTGAGTGATTCAAGTTGGAGTCACTGTCAggctgaaaaaagaaaagatgtcaagagaaaaagagaggaatctAATGTCAAGAGGCATGACAGAAAACCTTGTTCTTCGGAACTTGATTGTGCACATAAGTCTCCTAGTGACAAGGAAAATAGGATGAGAGACAAGAAGTCCAGTCATAGGCCAAGCGAGTCTAGACATGATGGAAGGTCAATGAATGGTGACCTTATTCACAACAGATGGAAGATGGTCAGTGGGGATGAGTATAGTGGAGGCAGACCGCGACATTACAAGCGCAATAAAGTTCTGTAG
- the LOC115741119 gene encoding transcription factor MYB123-like, with product MGRSPCCSKEGLNRGAWTAMEDRILTSYIKAHGEGKWRNLPKRAGLKRCGKSCRLRWLNYLKPDIKRGNISLDEEELIVRLHKLLGNRWSLIAGRLPGRTDNEIKNYWNTTLGKKLAKADCSPSSPPSSKGIINHPSSKSRSKRSVAKSGCSFPAKATRPRVTRYKPLECAMVLASPGSSLPNNNQSLYSVTPEYSPYLQANCCPSGSTGQQGQDSENPRTQHVPCGTHDGHLQENCVGDFGLLNFGYGNEFNPADILYANHPLTVERQTLENWTASVYVGEKDALDLDSLAFLLNSEDWA from the exons ATGGGGAGGAGTCCATGCTGCTCCAAGGAAGGGCTGAACAGAGGAGCATGGACTGCCATGGAGGACAGGATCCTCACCTCCTACATCAAAGCCCATGGCGAAGGCAAATGGAGGAACCTCCCCAAACGAGCTG GTTTGAAGAGGTGTGGCAAGAGTTGCAGACTGAGATGGCTGAACTATCTCAAACCAGACATCAAGAGAGGTaacatctctcttgatgaagaAGAGCTCATCGTCAGGCTCCACAAGCTTCTTGGtaacag ATGGTCTCTCATAGCCGGAAGGCTACCGGGGCGAACAGACAATGAAATCAAGAACTACTGGAACACCACCCTCGGCAAGAAACTCGCCAAAGCTGATTGCTCACCTTCCTCGCCTCCATCATCTAAAGGCATCATCAATCACCCCTCGTCCAAATCAAGATCCAAGAGATCAGTCGCCAAGTCAGGCTGCTCGTTCCCCGCGAAAGCGACTCGGCCCCGAGTCACCAGATACAAGCCCTTGGAGTGCGCCATGGTCCTAGCCTCACCAGGCTCGTCACTTCCAAACAATAACCAATCCCTCTACTCAGTAACCCCAGAATATTCACCGTATCTTCAAGCCAATTGTTGCCCAAGTGGGAGCACTGGTCAACAGGGGCAAGATTCAGAAAACCCAAGAACCCAGCATGTTCCCTGCGGCACTCATGATGGCCACCTTCAAGAGAACTGCGTTGGAGATTTTGGGCTTCTCAACTTCGGCTACGGTAATGAGTTTAACCCGGCCGACATTTTGTACGCCAACCATCCTTTGACCGTGGAACGACAAACGTTGGAGAACTGGACAGCAAGTGTTTATGTTGGAGAAAAAGATGCCTTGGATCTTGATTCCTTGGCATTCCTGCTGAATTCCGAGGATTGGGCATGA